The Pseudomonas extremaustralis genome contains a region encoding:
- the aroB gene encoding 3-dehydroquinate synthase → MQTLKVDLGERSYPIHIGEGLLDQPELLAPHIAGRQVAIISNETVAPLYLERLSRSLAAYSVISVVLPDGEAHKNWETLQLIFDGLLTARHDRRTTIVALGGGVIGDMAGFAAACYQRGVDFIQVPTTLLSQVDSSVGGKTGINHPLGKNMVGAFYQPQAVLIDTATLNTLPPRELSAGLAEVIKYGLICDEPFLTWLEEHVDALRALDQVALTEAISRSCAAKALVVNADERESGVRATLNLGHTFGHAIETHMGYGVWLHGEAVAAGTVMALEMSQRLGWISAQERDRGIRLFQRAGLPVIPPQEMTEADFLEHMAIDKKVIDGRLRLVLLRRMGEAVVTDDYPKEILQATLGADYRALAQLKG, encoded by the coding sequence ATGCAGACACTTAAGGTCGATCTAGGCGAGCGCAGCTACCCGATCCACATTGGCGAAGGTCTGTTGGACCAGCCCGAGTTGCTCGCGCCGCACATTGCCGGGCGGCAAGTGGCGATCATCTCCAACGAAACGGTCGCGCCGCTGTATCTTGAGCGTCTGAGCCGCAGCCTGGCGGCGTACTCGGTGATCTCCGTGGTCTTGCCGGACGGCGAGGCCCACAAGAACTGGGAAACCCTGCAACTGATCTTCGATGGCCTGCTCACGGCACGCCATGACCGCCGTACCACCATCGTTGCCCTGGGTGGCGGCGTGATCGGTGACATGGCCGGTTTTGCAGCCGCCTGTTACCAGCGCGGCGTGGACTTCATCCAGGTCCCGACCACCCTGCTGTCCCAGGTCGATTCGTCGGTGGGTGGCAAGACCGGCATCAACCACCCGCTGGGCAAGAACATGGTGGGCGCGTTCTATCAGCCCCAGGCTGTACTGATCGACACCGCGACCCTCAACACCTTGCCACCGCGCGAGCTGTCGGCGGGCCTGGCAGAAGTCATCAAGTATGGGCTGATCTGCGACGAGCCGTTCCTGACCTGGCTGGAAGAACATGTGGACGCACTGCGCGCCCTCGACCAGGTGGCGTTGACCGAAGCGATTTCCCGTTCCTGCGCGGCCAAGGCGTTGGTGGTCAATGCCGACGAACGGGAGTCCGGCGTGCGGGCCACCTTGAACCTGGGCCACACCTTCGGCCATGCGATCGAAACCCACATGGGCTATGGTGTGTGGTTGCATGGCGAGGCCGTAGCGGCTGGCACAGTGATGGCCTTGGAGATGTCGCAGCGCCTGGGCTGGATCAGCGCCCAGGAGCGTGATCGCGGTATCCGCCTGTTCCAGCGCGCCGGTTTGCCGGTGATCCCACCCCAGGAGATGACCGAGGCGGATTTCCTCGAACACATGGCGATAGACAAGAAAGTGATCGACGGTCGACTGCGACTGGTGCTGCTGCGCCGCATGGGCGAAGCGGTGGTGACCGACGATTATCCGAAAGAGATTTTACAGGCCACGCTGGGAGCGGATTACCGCGCCCTGGCCCAGCTTAAAGGTTAA
- the aroK gene encoding shikimate kinase AroK produces MRNLILVGPMGAGKSTIGRLLAKELRLPFKDSDKEIELRTGANIPWIFDKEGELGFRDREQAMIAELCDCDGVVLATGGGAVMRDENRRALRAGGRVVYLHASVEQQVGRTARDRNRPLLRTADPAKTLRDLLALRDPLYREIADLVVETDERPPRMVVLDILERLQRLPPR; encoded by the coding sequence GTGCGAAATTTGATTCTTGTAGGACCGATGGGCGCTGGAAAAAGCACCATCGGCCGTTTGCTGGCCAAAGAGCTGCGCCTGCCATTCAAAGATTCCGACAAGGAAATTGAATTGCGCACGGGTGCCAATATCCCATGGATCTTCGATAAGGAAGGCGAGCTGGGCTTTCGCGATCGCGAGCAGGCAATGATTGCCGAGCTGTGCGACTGCGATGGCGTGGTATTGGCGACCGGCGGCGGCGCGGTGATGCGCGATGAAAACCGACGAGCGCTGCGTGCCGGTGGTCGGGTGGTCTATTTGCATGCATCGGTGGAGCAGCAAGTGGGCCGTACCGCCCGCGATCGCAATCGCCCGTTGCTGCGCACCGCCGATCCGGCCAAGACCCTGCGGGACCTGCTGGCGCTGCGCGATCCGCTGTATCGGGAAATCGCCGATCTGGTGGTGGAAACCGATGAGCGGCCACCCCGGATGGTGGTGCTCGACATTCTAGAGCGCCTGCAACGGCTGCCACCCCGTTAA
- a CDS encoding pilus assembly protein PilP, producing MSLPRLDLSALTHNAANWPLPGKALLGCALAAVVLVVGNLAYLSPSREQLRQAEAQEAALRAQLAQKTALAASLEERTHQLQLDQAKADELVRQLPRASEMPGLLEDIARLALANGLLVESVVPLDEQAGPFHSERSVHIGVVGAYHDLAMFVSGLGGLSRIATVHDIALRRDSTLLRLDLRVKTYWHAQQGGRLSVQAAPFVYDPSGLRDPFQPFAAQVDHRSGRLARAPDLARPRGVLERIAVDRFEMVGTLSRDLRTFALLRVASQVHRLAVGDYLGPDHGRVTAIHDGHIELVELFPDEQGAWLERSRTLVLNVNS from the coding sequence ATGAGCCTGCCCAGGCTCGACCTTTCCGCGCTCACTCACAACGCTGCAAATTGGCCTCTGCCTGGCAAGGCTTTGCTGGGTTGTGCGCTGGCCGCTGTGGTGCTGGTGGTGGGTAACCTCGCGTACCTGAGTCCATCGCGTGAGCAGTTGCGCCAGGCCGAGGCGCAGGAAGCGGCCCTGCGAGCGCAATTGGCGCAAAAGACCGCGTTGGCTGCCAGCCTTGAGGAACGGACCCATCAGCTTCAGCTTGACCAGGCCAAGGCTGACGAGCTCGTGCGACAGTTGCCGAGGGCATCCGAAATGCCCGGCTTGCTGGAGGACATTGCCCGGTTGGCGCTGGCCAATGGTTTGCTGGTCGAGAGCGTTGTCCCGCTGGATGAGCAGGCGGGGCCGTTCCACAGCGAGCGGTCCGTGCACATCGGCGTGGTGGGGGCTTATCACGACCTGGCGATGTTCGTGAGCGGCCTGGGTGGCCTGTCGCGAATCGCCACGGTGCACGACATTGCCCTGCGCCGTGATAGCACGCTGTTGCGCCTCGATCTGCGGGTCAAGACGTACTGGCATGCGCAACAAGGTGGGCGACTTTCCGTTCAGGCCGCGCCTTTCGTCTACGACCCGTCCGGGCTGCGCGATCCTTTTCAGCCGTTCGCCGCTCAGGTCGATCACCGGTCGGGGCGACTGGCCCGTGCACCGGATCTCGCCCGACCGCGTGGAGTGCTGGAACGCATCGCGGTGGATCGGTTTGAAATGGTCGGCACGCTGTCTCGTGACCTGCGCACGTTTGCCCTGCTGCGTGTGGCATCGCAAGTGCACCGGTTGGCGGTCGGCGACTACCTGGGGCCGGACCACGGTCGGGTCACGGCCATCCATGATGGGCATATCGAACTGGTGGAGCTGTTCCCCGATGAACAGGGCGCCTGGCTGGAGCGCTCGCGAACCCTCGTGTTAAACGTCAACTCATAA
- a CDS encoding PilN domain-containing protein, producing MKTRINLLPWRQALVARRRKYFLALLLAFAAVALAAVWLANQVIDQAIDRQVTRNDHLGTDVDILDARIKTIDDLQAQSQQLARRMKVVQDLHDGRSSGARLLDQLARAMPEGVHLHEVVAKGDTLNIRGTAESSQDIARLMRSLEASESSHSARLQQVRTDGANGQNEFQLMVHQAESSEAQP from the coding sequence TTGAAGACACGAATCAATCTGTTGCCTTGGCGCCAGGCGCTGGTGGCGCGGCGGCGCAAGTATTTTCTCGCGCTGTTGCTGGCGTTTGCCGCTGTGGCACTTGCGGCCGTGTGGCTGGCGAACCAGGTGATCGATCAGGCGATTGACCGGCAGGTGACGCGCAACGACCACTTGGGCACGGACGTCGACATTCTGGACGCGCGCATCAAGACCATCGACGATCTACAGGCGCAAAGCCAGCAATTGGCGCGGCGCATGAAGGTCGTGCAGGACCTGCACGATGGCCGCTCGTCCGGGGCCCGCTTGCTGGACCAACTGGCGCGTGCGATGCCCGAGGGCGTGCATCTGCATGAAGTGGTGGCAAAGGGCGATACGCTGAATATCCGCGGCACTGCTGAGTCCAGCCAGGACATTGCCCGGTTGATGCGCAGCCTGGAGGCCTCCGAGAGCTCCCACAGCGCTCGGCTGCAGCAGGTGCGGACCGACGGCGCAAACGGTCAGAACGAATTCCAGCTGATGGTGCACCAGGCAGAGTCCTCCGAGGCCCAGCCATGA
- the pilM gene encoding type IV pilus biogenesis protein PilM, with amino-acid sequence MGKGFFRRKVDSLLGVDINDTAIRLVELGRSSTGYSVQGYTTQALPAHAVVDGAVLDIEGVGRALQAALSRLHTSARGAAVAVAGPSVITHVIEMDAGLTDDEMAWMIQMEADQYIPYPLDDVAIDFQVQGPSVQEPARVQVLLAACLKEQVEAREAVLALAGLVAKVVDVEGFALARACGQDFASFTPGHRVDGAQWAVDAPGMGIACGLALRSFA; translated from the coding sequence ATCAATGACACGGCCATCCGGTTGGTGGAGCTGGGCCGTTCGTCCACCGGCTACAGCGTTCAGGGCTATACCACGCAAGCGCTGCCCGCCCACGCGGTGGTCGACGGTGCAGTGCTGGATATCGAGGGTGTGGGGCGAGCCCTTCAGGCCGCGTTGTCGCGGCTGCACACATCGGCCCGGGGCGCTGCGGTTGCCGTGGCCGGGCCGTCGGTGATCACGCACGTCATCGAGATGGACGCCGGGCTCACCGATGACGAGATGGCCTGGATGATCCAGATGGAGGCGGACCAGTACATTCCCTATCCGCTGGACGATGTTGCCATCGATTTCCAGGTTCAGGGCCCGTCGGTCCAGGAGCCGGCGCGGGTACAGGTATTGCTGGCGGCTTGCCTGAAAGAACAGGTGGAGGCCCGCGAGGCGGTTTTGGCCTTGGCTGGCCTGGTGGCGAAGGTGGTGGACGTCGAAGGGTTTGCATTGGCGCGCGCTTGCGGTCAGGATTTCGCCAGCTTCACGCCGGGCCATCGAGTCGATGGCGCACAATGGGCCGTGGATGCCCCGGGGATGGGAATCGCTTGCGGGTTGGCCCTGAGGAGTTTCGCTTGA